One Agelaius phoeniceus isolate bAgePho1 chromosome 7, bAgePho1.hap1, whole genome shotgun sequence DNA segment encodes these proteins:
- the RNF25 gene encoding E3 ubiquitin-protein ligase RNF25, with translation MAAAAEEAEATDWALLPEVEVLESIYLEELQVARGLGRWDPWEISITLHPATAQDQDSQYVRFTLVLSVPPQYPDKAPEISIRNPRGLSDEQIQKISQTLRSVAEARLGTEVLYELIEKGKEILTENNIPQGQCVICLYGFQEKEAFTKTQCYHYFHSHCLARYAQHMEEEILMQQEEREQHLAPSPKQEVGVQCPVCRETLVYDLCALKAAPPPQHPLEPYRPDAKVLQHQEELRLIFKRQQEKGGIIDPEAERNRYFISLQAPPAAVDPGQAATASELSVSARAADVPQPPSQASAPEPAGASEPRVEPRQPERCAVPREQLSKRERHRGERPGSRGRGRQLCSASQEAGEEACHPLHGSRGPRVFSQRAERRPAGRHSQEFSKPPSRSRAAPLAERRELCREDPSPATETVDLKEEHHDVEKWSTEEGIEARGRKKENLMFNRSDHKAAPNWQGHHRPWDCGKWERSRVQERGSYPRAPRGRGVFRPSGHREAHLEKESGS, from the exons ATGGCGGCGGCCGCTGAGGAAGCGGAGGCGACGGACTG GGCGCTGCTGCCGGAGgtggaggtgctggagtccATCtacctggaggagctgcaggtggcGCGGGGCCTGGGCAG GTGGGATCCCTGGGAGATCAGCATCACCCTGCACCCTGCCACGGCCCAGGACCAGGACTCCCAGTACGTCCGCTTCACCCTGGTGCTCTCCGTGCCCCCTCAG TATCCTGATAAAGCTCCGGAGATCTCCATCAGGAATCCGCGGGGGCTGTCAGATGAGCAAATTCAAAA GATTTCCCAGACCCTCAGAAGTGTTGCtgaagccaggctggggacagaggtgcTCTATGAACTGATCGAG aagggaaaggagatCCTCACTGAAAACAATATTCCTCAAGGACAGTGTGTAATCTGCCTCTATGGATTCCAG GAGAAAGAAGCCTTCACAAAGACCCAGTGCTACCACTACTTCCACTCTCACTGTCTGGCCCGCTATGCCCAGCACATGGAGGAGGAGATCCTCAtgcagcaggaggagagagagcagCACCTTGCACCATCCCCCAAACAG GAAGTTGGTGTGCAGTGCCCTGTCTGCCGGGAGACCCTGGTCTATGATCTCTGTGCTCTGAAGGCAGCACCCCCGCCGCAGCACCCTCTG GAGCCGTACAGACCAGATGCCAAggtgctgcagcaccaggaagAACTGCGCCTGATTTTCAAGAGACAGCAAGAGAAAGGGGGAATCATCGACCCCGAGGCAGAGAGGAACCGATATTTCATCAGCCTCCAGGCG cctccagctgctgtggaTCCAGGCCAAGCAGCCACTGCCTCTGAGCTGTCGGTGAGTGCCCGCGCTGCGGACGTGCCCCAGCCGCCCAGCCAAGCCTCAGCTCCCGAGCCAGCCGGGGCGTCAGAGCCCAGGGTGGAACCCAGGCAGCCTGAGAGGTGTGCTGTGCCCAGAGAGCAACTGAGCAAGAGGGAGAGGCACAGAGGGGAGAGGCCAGGCTCCAGAGGCCGGGGTAGGCAGCTGTGCAGTGCCTCGCAGGAAGCAGGAGAGGAAGCCTGTCATCCACTCCACGGCTCCAGGGGGCCCAGGGTCTTCAGCCAGAGGGCAGAGCGTAGACCTGCTGGACGGCACAGCCAGGAGTTTTCAAAGCCTCCCAGTAgaagcagggctgctcccttgGCTGAAAGAAGGGAGTTGTGCCGTGAAGATCCCTCACCAGCAACAGAAACTGTGGACTTGAAAGAGGAGCACCATGACGTGGAGAAATGGAGCACAGAGGAGGGGATTGAGGCCCGGGGCAGGAAAAAGGAGAACCTGATGTTCAACCGCAGTGACCACAAAGCTGCCCCCAACTGGCAGGGCCACCACAGGCCCTGGGATTGTGGAAAGTGGGAGAGGTCCAGAGTTCAGGAGCGTGGTTCCTACCCCAGAGCACCAAGAGGGCGAGGGGTGTTCAGGCCCAGTGGACATCGAGAAGCCCATCTTGAGAAGGAGAGTGGCTCCTAG